The Ignavibacteriales bacterium genome segment AAAAAGTTAGTGTGCCTTCAAGACTTTTGGAAAGAAATTTATTTTTTCCCCATCTTCTGCCTATCAATGCGGCGGATGAATCGCTGATAATAAGAACTGCAAATGCTGTAACAAAAAAGATTTTGGGAAAAATAAGAATACTGGCAACAGCAGAAATTAAAACATAAGTTGCTCCGTTTAAATTTCTTTTTTTATTATCTCGTTCGTGATCTCTAAGCAGAAAACCAAAAAGGAAATAAAACAATTTTCCAAATGATGGGGATAAATATCTGGTTAAATCGGAAACGATGAAAAAAACAGTTAAGGGAATTAGAATTTTTAATGCTAATTCCCTGGAAATAAAATAATAAATGGTAGGTATTGAAAGCGATGTAAGATGAATTAACTTTCGGTAAAGTTCATCCCGGTAATGAATAGTCCCTCTATCAATTTGAGTCATCTTTCTCTACAGACTCTTTTTGCTTTTTCTTCTCAATTAGTTTTACAACATGTTCAGGAATTTCTTCTTCTTTTTTTGCTTGTTCACCACTTCCATTTTTTTTAATTTGTGGAGGAAGCTCTTCCCCGCGAATAATTTTATCAATTTCTTCTGAATCGAGTATTTCCCTCTCCAACAGAACAAGGGATAACCTGTGCAACGTATCTATATTTTCCGCAAGAATGTCTTGTGCACGCACCATACATTCAATAACTATTTTTTTAATTTCATCATCAATATCCTGAGCAGTTTTTTCGCTGTAATCTTTATGTCGCGTAATTTCTCGACCAAGGAAAATTTCCTCCTCTTTTGTTCCATAGGAAAGCGGACCAAGCTTATCACTCATTCCCCATTCACAAACCATTTTACGGGCTAAAGCAGAAGCTCTTTCAATATCATTTCCAGCACCTGTTGTATAACGGTTGAATACAAGTTTTTCTGCTGCACGTCCACCAAGAGCGTAAGTAATCATTGTTTCTAAGTATTCTTTGGAATAGGTGTGTTTTTCATCCACTGGTAAATAAGTAGTTACACCAAGTGCTCGCCCACGAGGAATTATTGTTACTTTATGAACAGGATCTGCTTCAGGAAGTTTACGTGCAACTAAAACATGTCCAATTTCATGATATGAAGTAATTTTCTTTTCTTCCTCAGAAATAATCATACTTTTTCTTTCCATTCCCATCATAACTTTATCTTTGGCTTCTTCAAAATCACCCATAGAAACAGTTTTTTTATTTTTTCTTGCTGCAAGAAGTGCTGCTTCGTTTACCATATTGGCAATATCGGCACCTGCCAATCCTGGTGTACCTTTTGCCAGAATTAAAAGATCTACATCAGTATCAAGAGGAATTTTTCTTGTATGAACTTTTAAAATTCCTTCTCTTCCTTTTACATCAGGTCTGTCAACTACAATTTGTCTGTCAAATCTTCCTGGGCGCAATAAGGCAGGATCCAAAACATCTGGACGGTTTGTTGCAGCAATTATAATTACACCGCTATTCTGTTCAAATCCATCCATCTCAACCAGTAATTGATTTAGAGTTTGTTCGCGTTCATCATGCCCGCCACCCAAACCTGCTCCACGATGGCGACCAACTGCATCGATTTCATCAATAAAAATAATGCAGGGAGCATTCTTTTTACCCTGGTCGAATAAGTCTCTAACACGGCTTGCGCCAACTCCAACAAACATTTCAACAAAATCGGCACCGCTTATGGAAAAGAAAGGAACACCAGCTTCGCCAGCAACTGCACGCGCTAATAATGTTTTGCCTGTTCCCGGAGGTCCTAATAATAAAACTCCTCTTGGAATTTTTCCGCCAAGTTTCTGAAATTTTGTGGGTTCTTTTAGAAATTCAATAATCTCTTCAAGTTCAGACTTTGCTTCATCGGCACCAGCAACATCCTTAAACGTAACCTTTGTTGCAGATTCGGAAATCAATTTAGCTTTACTCTTTCCGAAATTAAAAATTCCTCTCGTTCCACCGGCTCCACCCTGCATTCTTCGCATGATGAAAATCCAAACCGCAATAATTAGAATCCAGGGAATAAAGCCAAGAAGAATATTCAACCACTCATTTGATTCTTTACTGAATGAATATTTAATATTCTTACTTTTCCAAATTGCTTCCTGATCTTTAAGCAATTCGGCTGGAATGAATACAGTGAATTTTTTTAAATGAACCAATCTTTCATTAACGCTAATTGACTCTTCTTGTTTTAGCTGACCTTCAAAGGAATAGTCTTGTGGATCTGTTTTAACCACTTTTGCTTCGTCAATCTTATCTTCCTGAAGGAAATTCAGGTAAACATCGTAATCTATTTCTGTTGTACTGGAATTTCCGGAACGAAGAAACTGTAAAACTATTACTGCTAAAACAATAACTGCACCCCAACTAAAAACGCTTCTAATTATTTTAGACCAATCAAATTCACCATTTGGATTTGGTCCATCACCGGGTTTTCTCGGTCGTTTTAAGGGAGATCTGTTTCCTGAATTATCTGCCATATATAACTTTTTTGTTTTAAAAAACATTTACTCAAACTCCATTTTCACTTAAAATATAAATCGCGCGTAAATTTCTATACTTTTGTGCATAATCTAAACCATATCCAATAACAAACTTACTTGGAATTTCAAATCCAATATAATCAATTTTTGCATCATAATTAAGACTTGCTGGTTTTACTAAAAGGGATACAATCTTAACGCTGGCCGGTTTATAGTTTTCCATTAACCTTGATATATATTGCAATGAAAGCCCAGTATCTACAATATCCTCAACAACAATTACAT includes the following:
- the ftsH gene encoding ATP-dependent zinc metalloprotease FtsH, which encodes MADNSGNRSPLKRPRKPGDGPNPNGEFDWSKIIRSVFSWGAVIVLAVIVLQFLRSGNSSTTEIDYDVYLNFLQEDKIDEAKVVKTDPQDYSFEGQLKQEESISVNERLVHLKKFTVFIPAELLKDQEAIWKSKNIKYSFSKESNEWLNILLGFIPWILIIAVWIFIMRRMQGGAGGTRGIFNFGKSKAKLISESATKVTFKDVAGADEAKSELEEIIEFLKEPTKFQKLGGKIPRGVLLLGPPGTGKTLLARAVAGEAGVPFFSISGADFVEMFVGVGASRVRDLFDQGKKNAPCIIFIDEIDAVGRHRGAGLGGGHDEREQTLNQLLVEMDGFEQNSGVIIIAATNRPDVLDPALLRPGRFDRQIVVDRPDVKGREGILKVHTRKIPLDTDVDLLILAKGTPGLAGADIANMVNEAALLAARKNKKTVSMGDFEEAKDKVMMGMERKSMIISEEEKKITSYHEIGHVLVARKLPEADPVHKVTIIPRGRALGVTTYLPVDEKHTYSKEYLETMITYALGGRAAEKLVFNRYTTGAGNDIERASALARKMVCEWGMSDKLGPLSYGTKEEEIFLGREITRHKDYSEKTAQDIDDEIKKIVIECMVRAQDILAENIDTLHRLSLVLLEREILDSEEIDKIIRGEELPPQIKKNGSGEQAKKEEEIPEHVVKLIEKKKQKESVEKDDSN
- a CDS encoding dolichol kinase; translation: MTQIDRGTIHYRDELYRKLIHLTSLSIPTIYYFISRELALKILIPLTVFFIVSDLTRYLSPSFGKLFYFLFGFLLRDHERDNKKRNLNGATYVLISAVASILIFPKIFFVTAFAVLIISDSSAALIGRRWGKNKFLSKSLEGTLTFFVTGCLVVLVSPKINGKLIEYMIGFFAVAIGAIAENVSYGWADDNLTIPLSVGFVMWGLYYLFLPNLSLVLTNVPL